One part of the Terrimicrobium sacchariphilum genome encodes these proteins:
- a CDS encoding glycoside hydrolase family 43 protein, which translates to MNHPSGTLLRHGHALLGSLALTASLLTLHAESAPPETKDRPIRPGAVWLDDRGVPINAHGGGILFHDGRYYWFGEHKIAGPGGNVAEVGVHCYSSADLHNWKDEGIALAVSNDPANDIARGCILERPKVIYNPKTGKFVMWFHLERKDKGYSDARSGVAVADKVTGPYQFVESFRPNAGIWPQNFGVSQRGELTAEENDKLAGKVKGWFPAELILKRDLDGGQMARDMTLFVDEDGTAYHIFSSEENRTLHISKLTEDYLRPAGEYVRIFPDKYNEAPAVVKHEGKYYLISSGCSGWDPNAARSAVADSMMGPWTELGNPCRGTEEENKTTFRSQSTFLLPVQGTDGGVIFLADRWNPGNAIDGRYIWLPVEFQDGKPTISWKDSWSVSEAFKPADAPRSKP; encoded by the coding sequence ATGAATCATCCCTCTGGCACACTGCTCAGGCACGGCCACGCCCTCCTAGGCAGCCTCGCTCTCACCGCTTCCCTGCTGACGCTCCATGCGGAATCCGCGCCGCCTGAGACGAAAGATCGGCCTATCCGTCCGGGAGCGGTGTGGCTGGACGACAGAGGGGTGCCGATCAATGCACACGGCGGTGGCATCCTTTTTCACGATGGGCGTTACTATTGGTTCGGCGAGCACAAGATCGCAGGACCAGGCGGGAACGTGGCCGAGGTGGGCGTGCATTGCTACTCCTCCGCCGATCTCCACAACTGGAAGGATGAAGGAATCGCCCTTGCCGTATCCAACGACCCTGCGAACGACATCGCCCGGGGCTGCATCCTCGAGCGCCCCAAGGTGATCTACAACCCGAAGACCGGCAAATTTGTCATGTGGTTCCACCTCGAGCGCAAGGACAAGGGGTACTCCGATGCCCGCAGCGGCGTGGCCGTGGCGGACAAGGTCACGGGACCCTATCAGTTTGTGGAAAGCTTTCGCCCCAATGCTGGCATATGGCCCCAAAACTTCGGCGTCTCCCAACGCGGGGAACTGACCGCAGAGGAGAACGACAAGCTGGCGGGGAAGGTGAAGGGATGGTTTCCCGCCGAGCTTATCCTGAAACGGGATCTCGATGGAGGCCAGATGGCTCGCGATATGACGCTCTTTGTCGATGAGGACGGGACGGCCTACCACATCTTCTCCTCGGAGGAAAACCGCACGCTGCACATCTCAAAGCTCACCGAGGACTATTTGCGCCCGGCTGGCGAGTATGTGCGGATTTTCCCGGACAAGTACAATGAAGCTCCCGCCGTGGTAAAGCATGAGGGCAAATATTACCTCATCAGCTCCGGCTGCAGCGGCTGGGACCCCAATGCGGCACGCTCCGCGGTGGCTGACAGCATGATGGGGCCGTGGACGGAGTTGGGAAATCCCTGCCGAGGAACCGAGGAGGAAAACAAAACCACCTTTCGCTCGCAGAGCACCTTTCTCCTCCCCGTCCAGGGAACGGATGGCGGCGTGATCTTCCTGGCCGACCGCTGGAACCCCGGCAACGCCATCGACGGGCGCTACATCTGGCTGCCCGTGGAGTTTCAGGACGGCAAGCCCACCATTTCCTGGAAAGATTCCTGGTCCGTGAGCGAGGCGTTCAAACCCGCCGACGCTCCTCGGAGCAAACCGTAG
- a CDS encoding FAD-dependent oxidoreductase: protein MMSLSSDQADAWTSASRFVKKSLDADFVVVGGGMAGVCAALAAARNGLSVILVQDRSVLGGNASSEIRMHIVGADCHGGRPGAREAGLIEELKLEDAYRNPHRSYSQWDLLLYEKVVDEKAITLMLDSDCIGCQMTADGDGIASVTVLRNSTEEIFEITGRYFADCSGDSRLGFEAGADLRMGRESQAEYGESLAPVEADKQTLGSSILITGREYPTPQPFIAPHWVRKFTKDQLHHRPIHSFEYGYWWFEWGGQLDTIKDNEVIRHELLRIALGIWDYVKNSGHHPEAANWALDWVGAIPGKRESRRLLGRHVLLQGDVLSGRIFPDAVAYGGWAIDLHPPSGVDAVDEPPFTPTHGKHIYTIPLRSLYSRNIGNLLFAGRNMSASHVAFASTRVMATCAVMGQAIGTAAALALRDGVSLDQLTEGEGIRKLQQQLIKDDAYLPSIPGNDPADLAKRATVSASTEKPGCEAALVLDGITRELPEHLGPWADGKAHRWESAALPATLDLTFPEAVEVSEIHITFDSGFQRELILSLSDHHTAKSLRGAQPELVKAYRVYLDGEVVVSEEANYLRKRVHRLDSPRRGSTLRVEVLATHGVPEARVFEVRAY, encoded by the coding sequence ATGATGTCTCTTTCCTCCGATCAGGCGGACGCGTGGACCAGCGCGTCCCGGTTTGTCAAAAAGTCGCTCGATGCCGATTTTGTCGTCGTCGGTGGCGGCATGGCGGGCGTATGCGCCGCACTCGCGGCGGCTCGCAACGGCCTCTCGGTTATTCTCGTGCAGGATCGCTCCGTTCTTGGCGGCAATGCGTCGAGTGAGATCCGGATGCACATCGTGGGAGCGGATTGCCACGGTGGCCGCCCGGGTGCACGGGAGGCGGGACTCATTGAGGAACTGAAGCTTGAGGACGCGTACCGCAATCCCCACCGCAGCTACTCGCAGTGGGACCTGCTGCTTTACGAAAAGGTGGTCGATGAAAAGGCGATCACCCTCATGCTGGATTCAGACTGTATCGGCTGCCAGATGACGGCGGATGGTGACGGGATCGCCTCGGTCACCGTGCTGCGCAATTCCACTGAGGAGATCTTTGAGATCACAGGCCGGTACTTTGCCGACTGCTCGGGAGATTCCCGCCTGGGCTTTGAGGCTGGGGCCGATCTGCGCATGGGCCGCGAGAGCCAGGCCGAGTACGGCGAGAGCCTCGCTCCCGTCGAGGCCGACAAGCAGACGCTCGGGAGCTCGATCCTCATTACGGGTCGCGAGTATCCGACGCCGCAACCCTTTATCGCACCCCACTGGGTGCGCAAGTTCACGAAGGATCAGCTCCATCACCGCCCAATCCACAGTTTTGAGTATGGCTACTGGTGGTTCGAGTGGGGCGGCCAGCTCGACACGATCAAGGACAACGAAGTCATCCGCCACGAACTGCTCCGTATCGCGCTCGGCATCTGGGATTACGTGAAAAACTCCGGACATCATCCCGAGGCCGCCAACTGGGCGCTCGACTGGGTCGGCGCGATCCCGGGCAAGCGCGAAAGCCGTCGCCTTCTGGGCCGGCACGTGCTCCTGCAGGGTGATGTGCTCTCGGGCCGCATCTTTCCCGATGCCGTGGCTTATGGCGGCTGGGCTATCGATCTGCATCCGCCCTCCGGCGTCGACGCCGTGGACGAGCCACCCTTCACTCCGACCCACGGCAAGCACATCTACACCATCCCATTGCGCTCGCTCTACTCTCGCAATATCGGCAATCTCCTCTTCGCGGGGCGCAATATGAGCGCGAGCCATGTGGCCTTTGCCAGCACCCGCGTGATGGCGACCTGCGCCGTGATGGGGCAGGCCATCGGCACCGCCGCCGCCCTCGCCCTCCGCGACGGCGTCTCGCTCGACCAACTCACCGAGGGCGAGGGCATACGCAAGCTCCAGCAGCAACTCATCAAGGATGACGCCTACCTGCCCTCGATCCCTGGTAACGATCCGGCGGACCTCGCGAAGCGAGCGACCGTCTCGGCCTCGACCGAGAAGCCGGGCTGCGAAGCAGCTCTCGTCCTCGACGGCATCACCCGCGAGCTGCCGGAACACCTCGGCCCCTGGGCTGACGGGAAGGCACACCGCTGGGAATCCGCCGCACTGCCGGCTACGCTCGACCTCACCTTTCCCGAGGCCGTCGAGGTCAGCGAGATTCACATCACGTTTGACTCCGGTTTCCAGCGCGAGCTCATCCTCTCCCTCAGTGACCATCACACAGCCAAGAGCCTGCGCGGCGCGCAGCCCGAGCTGGTGAAAGCCTACCGCGTTTATCTCGATGGCGAGGTCGTCGTCAGCGAGGAGGCAAACTACCTCCGCAAGCGAGTGCATCGTCTCGACTCCCCGCGCCGTGGCTCCACCCTCCGCGTAGAGGTGCTCGCCACACACGGCGTGCCGGAGGCTCGGGTCTTCGAGGTCCGCGCGTACTAG
- a CDS encoding alpha-galactosidase produces the protein MKLISLVESPAGKPLFFLGGPSSSYVLGVSDEGFLCHLHWGGPVAPSAAMAAFLDGGNIAFSPGHPKVSGGLIGLDLLRLEYPTANTGDFRLPALDVRHADGTQGLRLFYAGHRITAGKPALPSLPATYVEDASEAETLEVDLRDELGGIAVTLLYTVFAGRDVVARSARIRNTGSAPVTLLRALSMAADLRGSAFDLLHLPGAWARERWIERQPLHSGAQLIGSRRGASSHQYNPFFALLDPSTTETTGAVRGVSLVYSGSHIGGAEVDQVFNTRIVSGINPEGFSWHLAPDAEFQTPEVVLAYSAEGLGGLSRQYHHLYRERLARGAWRDRERPVLVNNWEGTYFDFTADKLVAIAHVAARTGVELFVLDDGWFGKRDDDTTSLGDWFVDEKKLPGGLAPLVKRINDEGLSFGLWFEPEMISAESELYRAHPDWCLHMPDRSRTPGRQQLVLDFSRDEVVQAIGDQMATILHSAPIRYIKWDMNRHLTEVGSAGWPAEQQGEVAHRHILGVYKLMDRLTTEFPEILFESCSGGGGRFDPGILYYMPQTWTSDNSDAISRLKIQYGTSLVYPPCTMGAHVSAVPNHQVFRTTSLRTRGYVALAGQFGFELDLTALPEAEISEMTELVQLVKETRHLLRTADFHRLSDPFTSHVAAWELVSSDRGEAVVTATLAFFEPNFLHLPLKLRGLDPTARYRVVHGPEGEWPGDVLMELGLPVSFKQDFDSILWHLKRV, from the coding sequence ATGAAACTCATTTCCTTGGTCGAATCTCCCGCTGGCAAACCACTGTTTTTCCTTGGCGGCCCGTCCTCCTCGTATGTCCTCGGCGTCAGTGACGAGGGGTTCCTCTGTCACCTGCACTGGGGTGGCCCGGTAGCTCCGAGTGCGGCGATGGCGGCTTTCCTGGATGGAGGCAACATCGCCTTCAGCCCGGGTCATCCCAAGGTCTCCGGCGGCCTGATCGGTCTCGACCTGCTGAGACTGGAGTACCCGACGGCGAATACCGGGGACTTCCGCCTGCCCGCCCTGGATGTGCGCCATGCGGACGGCACGCAGGGGCTGCGCCTGTTTTACGCGGGGCATCGCATCACCGCGGGCAAGCCCGCCCTCCCGTCGCTCCCGGCCACGTATGTCGAGGATGCCTCGGAAGCGGAAACGCTGGAGGTCGACCTGCGGGATGAACTCGGGGGCATCGCGGTGACGTTGCTGTATACCGTTTTTGCGGGACGCGATGTCGTGGCTCGGTCGGCTCGCATCCGCAATACCGGCTCGGCCCCGGTGACGCTTCTGCGCGCGCTCAGCATGGCGGCTGACCTGCGTGGATCGGCTTTTGACCTGCTCCACCTGCCCGGCGCCTGGGCACGGGAACGCTGGATCGAGCGCCAGCCGCTCCACTCCGGTGCGCAGCTCATCGGCTCCCGGCGCGGGGCGAGCAGCCACCAGTACAATCCCTTCTTCGCCCTGCTGGACCCCTCCACCACGGAAACCACGGGCGCGGTGCGCGGCGTGAGTCTCGTGTACAGCGGCAGCCATATCGGCGGGGCCGAGGTGGACCAGGTCTTCAACACCCGCATCGTCTCGGGCATCAACCCGGAGGGCTTTTCCTGGCATCTCGCGCCGGACGCGGAATTCCAGACGCCCGAGGTCGTGCTGGCCTACTCAGCCGAGGGATTGGGCGGTCTTTCCCGCCAGTACCATCACCTGTACAGGGAACGTCTGGCGCGCGGCGCTTGGCGCGATCGCGAGCGCCCCGTGCTGGTCAACAACTGGGAGGGCACGTACTTTGACTTCACCGCCGACAAGCTTGTCGCCATCGCCCACGTGGCGGCCCGCACAGGGGTCGAGCTCTTCGTGCTCGATGACGGCTGGTTCGGCAAGCGCGACGACGACACCACCTCACTCGGCGACTGGTTCGTTGATGAAAAGAAACTCCCCGGCGGCCTCGCTCCGCTGGTGAAGCGCATCAATGACGAGGGGCTGTCCTTCGGACTGTGGTTCGAGCCGGAGATGATCTCGGCCGAGAGCGAACTTTATCGCGCGCATCCCGACTGGTGCCTGCACATGCCCGACCGCAGTCGCACCCCGGGCCGCCAGCAGCTCGTGCTCGATTTCTCCCGCGACGAGGTCGTCCAGGCCATCGGCGACCAGATGGCCACGATCCTGCACAGCGCCCCGATCCGCTATATCAAGTGGGACATGAACCGCCACCTTACCGAAGTGGGCTCTGCGGGCTGGCCGGCGGAGCAGCAGGGCGAGGTGGCGCATCGACACATCCTTGGCGTTTACAAGCTCATGGACCGCCTCACCACGGAGTTCCCCGAGATCCTCTTCGAGAGCTGCTCGGGTGGCGGCGGGCGCTTCGATCCCGGTATCCTGTACTACATGCCGCAGACGTGGACCTCGGATAACTCCGACGCCATCTCGCGCTTGAAGATCCAGTACGGCACCTCGCTCGTCTACCCACCCTGCACGATGGGTGCGCACGTTTCCGCCGTGCCGAATCACCAGGTCTTTCGCACCACCTCGCTGCGAACGCGGGGCTATGTCGCGCTCGCCGGGCAGTTTGGCTTTGAGCTCGACCTCACCGCCCTGCCAGAGGCGGAAATCTCGGAAATGACGGAACTCGTCCAGCTCGTGAAAGAAACTCGCCACCTCCTGCGCACGGCGGATTTTCATCGCCTAAGCGATCCTTTCACGAGTCATGTCGCCGCCTGGGAACTCGTCTCGTCCGATCGCGGTGAGGCAGTGGTGACGGCCACCCTGGCCTTTTTCGAGCCGAATTTCCTCCACCTCCCGCTGAAGCTGCGCGGCCTCGACCCGACGGCGCGTTATCGCGTCGTCCATGGACCTGAGGGCGAATGGCCCGGCGATGTCCTCATGGAGCTTGGGTTGCCTGTATCGTTCAAGCAGGACTTTGACAGCATACTCTGGCACCTCAAGCGGGTGTGA
- a CDS encoding LacI family DNA-binding transcriptional regulator: MNTPPPSSQRPVSMRLLAEECGLSVATVSRALRGSPLVTARTRKLVEAAAHHLGYEFNPYVGQLMSSFRRSQGETMQGNLAFIWCDVWMGREDSQFGVMRGHALRRAAELGYSVSEFTLLDHTPTAMVRMLSSRGIRGVLILSPAGSAGKSHLRLNLEDFACVSIGWSLYSPAFHRVRFDHFQATRLAIHHAKRRFGGRIAVLVDFRYDQRSDRSCRAAFLSHHPDGPAAAAGLIFDVAGLDVKKLRRAYEDGKFAGLIVLSRSGLPPGFFDWFPHENMVYLDDDGDTPSFGRVDLRYDLLGRWSVDHLVGTIQRHETGEPAVPMTIFVPPRWMAGNR; the protein is encoded by the coding sequence ATGAACACACCACCTCCCTCGTCTCAGCGTCCGGTCTCCATGAGGCTACTGGCGGAGGAGTGCGGGCTCTCCGTGGCCACGGTCTCCCGGGCCTTGCGGGGATCACCCCTGGTCACAGCCCGGACGCGCAAGCTGGTCGAGGCGGCAGCCCATCACCTAGGCTATGAGTTCAATCCATACGTCGGGCAACTGATGTCGAGCTTCCGGCGGAGCCAGGGCGAGACGATGCAAGGCAATCTGGCGTTTATCTGGTGCGACGTCTGGATGGGGCGTGAGGACTCGCAGTTCGGCGTGATGCGAGGGCATGCGTTGCGTCGTGCGGCGGAACTGGGCTACTCCGTTTCGGAGTTCACTCTGTTGGATCACACGCCCACCGCAATGGTGAGGATGTTGTCCAGCAGGGGCATTCGTGGCGTGCTGATCCTTTCGCCTGCGGGTTCGGCGGGAAAATCTCATCTCCGGCTGAATCTCGAGGACTTTGCCTGCGTCTCCATTGGCTGGTCATTATATTCCCCGGCGTTTCATCGGGTGAGATTTGATCATTTCCAAGCCACTCGGCTGGCGATTCACCATGCCAAGCGTCGGTTTGGCGGGCGCATAGCGGTGCTGGTGGATTTTCGCTACGACCAACGCTCGGACCGTTCCTGCCGTGCAGCCTTCCTCTCCCACCATCCCGACGGACCCGCTGCGGCGGCGGGCCTCATTTTTGACGTGGCCGGCCTCGATGTGAAGAAGCTCCGGCGAGCCTACGAGGACGGGAAATTTGCCGGGCTGATCGTCCTCTCGAGATCCGGGCTGCCGCCAGGGTTCTTCGACTGGTTCCCGCATGAGAACATGGTTTATCTCGACGATGATGGTGATACGCCGAGCTTTGGCAGGGTCGACCTGCGCTACGATCTGCTGGGTCGCTGGTCGGTGGATCACCTGGTCGGCACGATTCAGAGGCACGAAACCGGGGAGCCGGCGGTGCCGATGACCATATTTGTCCCTCCGCGCTGGATGGCGGGAAATCGCTAG
- a CDS encoding AraC family transcriptional regulator, with protein sequence MTSHPVALSDNEAMPAPEPLYYSRQVSDARRFHLPPGRSDTPLVVAGAGWEACRADYEVRRTSFSHLTVEFVAKGEGEAELAGVRFPLRTGVIYVYDRTVPHRISAGEGGMVKYFALLRGAAARKLLARRGLKLGGMCAVTRPDRIREVWDDLVEMGFGDRSDREEACADTLRYLILKIGDLMTPEGESASLAYATYQRCRETMEERYAELVTVSDVARVCGIDPAYMCRLFLRFGRQNPYRYLLWLRVNHAVDLLRHTAKTARQVAEELNFSDASTFSRTVKRVFGLSPSRLGRMQPDARKGEDSSSPE encoded by the coding sequence TTGACTTCCCATCCCGTCGCGCTCTCTGACAATGAGGCAATGCCCGCCCCCGAGCCTCTGTACTATAGTCGGCAGGTCTCCGACGCCCGGCGATTTCACCTGCCGCCGGGGCGCTCCGACACCCCGCTGGTTGTCGCGGGGGCGGGGTGGGAGGCATGCCGGGCGGACTACGAGGTCCGCCGCACCAGTTTCTCGCATCTCACGGTGGAGTTTGTCGCCAAGGGCGAGGGTGAGGCGGAACTGGCTGGGGTGCGGTTCCCCCTGCGAACTGGGGTGATTTATGTCTACGACCGCACCGTACCCCATCGCATCTCGGCGGGAGAGGGTGGGATGGTGAAGTACTTTGCCCTGCTGCGCGGTGCCGCTGCCCGCAAGCTTCTCGCCCGTCGCGGGCTGAAGCTTGGCGGGATGTGTGCGGTGACGCGGCCTGATCGCATCCGTGAGGTCTGGGACGATCTGGTCGAAATGGGCTTCGGCGACCGATCGGATCGCGAGGAGGCGTGTGCGGATACTTTGCGATACTTGATCCTCAAGATTGGCGACCTGATGACGCCCGAAGGGGAGAGCGCCTCGCTCGCCTATGCCACCTATCAACGCTGTCGCGAGACGATGGAGGAGCGCTATGCGGAGTTGGTCACGGTGAGTGATGTGGCCCGGGTGTGCGGCATCGACCCGGCGTATATGTGCCGGTTGTTCCTGCGCTTCGGGCGGCAGAATCCCTACCGCTATCTGCTCTGGCTGCGGGTGAATCACGCCGTCGACCTGCTACGCCACACGGCAAAAACCGCCCGGCAGGTCGCGGAGGAGCTGAACTTCAGCGACGCATCCACCTTTTCCCGTACAGTGAAGCGCGTCTTCGGCCTCTCACCCTCGAGGTTGGGGCGTATGCAGCCCGATGCCCGGAAAGGTGAAGATTCTTCCTCGCCTGAGTAA
- a CDS encoding L-fucose isomerase, with translation MSTPSHPKVGIRPTIDGRLGGVRESLEDQTRLMAESAAKLISSTLRYTDGTPVECVIADTCIGGVAEASACAEKFAREGVKVSLTVTPCWCYGSETMDMDPLIPKAVWGFNGTERPGAVYLAAVLAGHSQKGLPAFGIYGREVQDGGDSSIPEDVAGKILQFVRAGLAVAQMRGRSYLGIGGVSMGIAGSIVDQPFFEKYLGMRVETIDSTEILRRIDKGIYDEAEYEKALAWVKANCPEGKDYNSPSTTRSREQLDKEWESSVKMALISRDLMVGNPKLAEKGFREEAHGHHAIAAGFQGQRQWTDYQPNGDFLEAILNTSFDWNGKRAPYIVATENDCLNGASMLFGHLLTNTAQIFADVRTYWSADAVKRVTGHTLSGDAKNGILHLINSGPAALDGTGEQQIDGQPAMKPFWEISQEEIDACLKATTWHPSITEYFPGGGWSTRFRTRGGMPTTMFRLNLIAGLGPALQIAEGVTVDLPDDVHSILDERTNPTWPTTWFAPRLTGEGAFSDVYSVMNAWGANHGAIAYGHIGSDLISLAAMLRIPVYMHNVSRERIFRPSTWNAFGTADLEAADFRACQNFGPLYA, from the coding sequence ATGTCTACTCCCTCCCATCCCAAGGTCGGTATCCGCCCCACCATCGACGGCCGCCTCGGCGGCGTGCGCGAGTCCCTCGAGGACCAGACGCGCCTCATGGCGGAATCCGCCGCCAAGCTCATCAGCTCCACCCTGCGCTATACCGACGGCACCCCCGTCGAGTGCGTCATCGCCGATACCTGCATCGGCGGCGTGGCCGAGGCTTCGGCATGCGCGGAAAAATTTGCCCGCGAGGGCGTGAAGGTCTCGCTCACCGTGACGCCCTGCTGGTGTTACGGCTCGGAAACGATGGACATGGACCCGCTCATTCCGAAGGCCGTGTGGGGTTTCAACGGCACCGAGCGCCCCGGCGCGGTCTATCTCGCCGCCGTGCTCGCCGGTCATTCGCAAAAGGGCCTGCCCGCCTTCGGCATCTATGGCCGCGAGGTGCAGGATGGCGGCGACAGCAGCATCCCGGAGGATGTCGCAGGGAAGATTTTGCAATTTGTGCGCGCTGGTCTGGCCGTGGCTCAGATGCGCGGGCGTTCCTACCTGGGAATCGGCGGCGTTTCCATGGGCATCGCGGGTTCCATCGTCGATCAGCCCTTCTTTGAGAAATACCTTGGCATGCGCGTCGAGACCATCGACTCGACGGAGATCCTCCGCCGCATCGACAAGGGCATCTACGACGAGGCCGAGTATGAAAAGGCTCTGGCCTGGGTGAAGGCCAACTGCCCCGAGGGCAAGGATTACAACTCGCCATCCACCACCCGCTCGCGTGAGCAGCTGGACAAGGAATGGGAGAGCAGCGTGAAGATGGCCCTCATCTCCCGCGATCTCATGGTCGGCAACCCGAAGCTGGCCGAGAAGGGATTCCGCGAGGAGGCCCACGGCCACCACGCCATCGCGGCGGGCTTCCAGGGCCAGCGCCAGTGGACGGATTACCAGCCGAACGGCGACTTCCTCGAAGCCATCCTCAACACGTCCTTCGACTGGAACGGCAAGCGCGCCCCGTACATCGTGGCGACGGAGAACGACTGCCTCAACGGCGCGTCGATGCTCTTCGGCCACCTCCTCACCAACACCGCGCAGATCTTTGCCGACGTGCGCACCTACTGGAGCGCGGACGCCGTGAAGCGCGTCACCGGCCACACCCTCTCGGGCGATGCGAAGAACGGCATCCTGCACCTCATCAACTCCGGCCCCGCCGCCCTCGACGGCACCGGCGAGCAGCAGATCGACGGCCAGCCCGCGATGAAGCCCTTCTGGGAAATCTCGCAGGAGGAAATCGATGCCTGCCTGAAGGCCACGACCTGGCATCCCTCCATCACCGAGTATTTCCCCGGCGGCGGATGGTCCACCCGCTTCCGCACCCGAGGCGGCATGCCGACGACAATGTTCCGGCTCAACCTCATCGCCGGTCTCGGCCCCGCCCTGCAAATCGCCGAAGGCGTGACGGTCGATCTGCCGGACGACGTGCACTCCATCCTCGACGAGCGCACGAACCCGACGTGGCCCACCACGTGGTTCGCCCCGCGCCTCACGGGCGAGGGTGCGTTCAGCGATGTCTACAGCGTGATGAACGCCTGGGGCGCCAACCACGGCGCCATCGCCTATGGACACATCGGCAGCGACCTTATTAGTCTCGCCGCCATGCTCCGCATCCCCGTCTACATGCACAACGTCTCGCGCGAGCGCATCTTCCGTCCCAGCACGTGGAATGCCTTCGGTACCGCGGACCTCGAGGCGGCCGACTTCCGAGCCTGCCAGAACTTTGGCCCTCTTTATGCCTGA
- a CDS encoding class II aldolase/adducin family protein has product MPDTALDSLLALSHSLGRPDLQLAILGEGNTSTRLDADTFLVKASGSSLSTLTPDGVVRCYSAPLLALLDAKNLSDTDVDNALLESRVDKNARKPSVEALFHAYLLSLPGINFVGHTHPITANAFLCSDRAREFASTRLFPDEIVCCGRVSAFVPYTDPGLVLSQAIRKEVESFRKDEGELPRVILLQNHGVITLGGSPQAVEAAMFMCEKAARIRVGAAAVGDVVTLTEQEVNRIAHRPDEHHRRKALNI; this is encoded by the coding sequence ATGCCTGATACCGCCCTCGACTCCCTCCTCGCCCTCTCCCACAGCCTCGGTCGACCCGACCTGCAGCTGGCCATCCTGGGCGAAGGCAATACATCCACCCGGCTCGACGCCGACACCTTCCTGGTGAAGGCGTCCGGCTCCAGCCTGTCGACGCTCACCCCCGACGGTGTGGTGCGGTGCTACTCGGCCCCGCTCCTCGCGCTGCTGGATGCGAAGAACCTCTCCGATACGGACGTGGACAACGCCCTGCTCGAGTCGCGTGTCGACAAGAACGCGCGCAAGCCCTCCGTGGAGGCGCTCTTTCACGCCTACCTGCTGTCGCTTCCGGGTATCAACTTCGTCGGCCACACGCACCCGATCACGGCCAATGCCTTCCTGTGCTCCGACCGGGCGCGGGAGTTTGCCAGCACGCGGCTCTTTCCCGACGAGATCGTTTGCTGCGGGCGCGTCTCGGCCTTCGTGCCGTACACCGACCCGGGGCTCGTGCTCTCACAGGCTATCCGCAAGGAGGTCGAAAGCTTCCGGAAGGATGAGGGGGAACTACCCCGCGTCATCCTGCTGCAGAATCACGGCGTCATCACCCTGGGCGGATCGCCCCAGGCCGTGGAGGCCGCCATGTTCATGTGCGAAAAGGCCGCACGTATCCGAGTGGGAGCCGCTGCCGTGGGAGATGTCGTGACGCTCACGGAACAAGAGGTCAATCGCATCGCGCATCGCCCCGATGAACATCATCGTCGCAAGGCGCTGAATATCTGA
- the infA gene encoding translation initiation factor IF-1: MQQDKAIEVEGRITNVLPGTMFHVELANKHTVLAHISGKMRKRFIRLLNGDRVKLEMSPYDLSKARIVYRLG, from the coding sequence ATGCAACAGGACAAAGCGATCGAAGTTGAAGGACGGATAACGAACGTACTACCCGGGACGATGTTTCACGTGGAATTGGCCAACAAGCACACCGTGCTGGCACACATCTCGGGCAAGATGCGCAAGCGTTTCATCCGTCTCCTCAATGGCGACCGCGTGAAGCTGGAAATGTCCCCGTACGATCTGAGCAAGGCCCGGATCGTGTATCGTCTCGGCTAG
- a CDS encoding TetR/AcrR family transcriptional regulator produces MHTEVMLVMESVLNNPPHPLLRTRDRILGAAKELFASKGFKGTTTAEIARRAGVNEALIYRHFPAKRDLHTAILRAKLEEEVSLELFQAPESIDLPVEIVLQGVAQRFLEAHDPTFLRLYYQSALEGHELAGEFYEQFVTRFVAVLEGMFIRWMAAGLIHASNPRMSAQAFLGMLRSAALSIELFQDPDFLRPYDELAKDFTTTFINGIRVYPVHSDHNPTI; encoded by the coding sequence GTGCATACCGAGGTTATGCTCGTGATGGAGAGCGTGCTTAACAATCCTCCCCATCCGCTGCTTCGTACGCGTGATCGCATTTTGGGCGCAGCGAAGGAACTATTTGCCAGCAAGGGATTTAAAGGAACTACGACTGCGGAGATTGCCCGTCGCGCCGGAGTCAATGAGGCGTTGATCTATCGGCATTTCCCGGCCAAGCGCGACCTGCACACCGCCATCCTGCGAGCCAAGCTCGAGGAGGAGGTCTCGCTGGAGCTTTTTCAGGCACCGGAGTCGATCGACCTCCCCGTGGAAATCGTGCTCCAAGGCGTGGCTCAAAGATTTCTCGAGGCCCACGACCCGACCTTTCTCAGGCTTTATTACCAGAGTGCCCTGGAGGGGCATGAACTGGCAGGGGAGTTTTACGAGCAGTTTGTCACACGGTTTGTCGCAGTGCTGGAGGGAATGTTCATTCGCTGGATGGCCGCAGGTCTGATTCATGCGAGCAATCCACGCATGAGCGCTCAAGCGTTTCTCGGCATGTTGCGTAGCGCGGCGCTGAGCATTGAGCTGTTTCAGGACCCGGATTTCCTCCGCCCCTACGACGAACTGGCCAAAGACTTCACCACGACCTTTATCAACGGGATCCGGGTGTATCCGGTCCATAGCGACCACAATCCCACGATCTAG